A part of Terriglobus roseus genomic DNA contains:
- the nth gene encoding endonuclease III: protein MTKAAKKTPAKKSAAKAVAARKIAASEPVSTKKALGKTKNPLAPERVHAIIDALDRTYPNATCALNHHNAWELLVATILSAQCTDVRVNMVTPALFHAYPTPRDMAQATPEAIQPIIASLSFFRMKAKSLVGAAKMVTEQFGGNVPQTMDEMLRIPGAARKTSNVVLGTWFGIPTGVVVDTHVLRLSRRLELTTNDDAVKVERDLMQIIPQDHWISFSHELIYHGRQICEARKPKCVDCSLETLCNSSDKTWASH from the coding sequence ATGACAAAGGCCGCCAAGAAGACCCCGGCAAAGAAGTCCGCAGCCAAAGCCGTTGCCGCGCGCAAGATCGCAGCAAGCGAACCTGTCTCTACGAAAAAGGCTCTCGGCAAGACGAAGAATCCGCTCGCACCCGAGCGCGTCCACGCGATCATTGACGCGCTGGACCGCACTTATCCCAACGCGACATGTGCTCTGAACCATCACAACGCGTGGGAGCTTCTTGTTGCCACCATTCTCTCGGCGCAATGCACAGATGTACGTGTGAACATGGTCACGCCAGCACTCTTCCATGCTTATCCCACGCCGCGCGACATGGCACAGGCCACGCCGGAAGCCATCCAGCCCATCATCGCTTCCCTGTCCTTCTTCCGCATGAAGGCGAAGTCTCTTGTGGGTGCAGCCAAGATGGTCACGGAACAATTTGGCGGTAACGTCCCGCAAACAATGGACGAGATGTTGCGCATCCCCGGCGCTGCGCGCAAGACCAGCAACGTTGTGCTGGGCACTTGGTTCGGTATCCCTACTGGCGTTGTCGTAGACACGCATGTTCTGCGCTTGTCCCGTCGCCTGGAACTCACCACCAACGACGACGCGGTCAAAGTCGAACGCGACCTGATGCAGATCATCCCGCAGGATCACTGGATCAGCTTCTCGCATGAACTGATCTACCACGGCCGCCAGATCTGCGAAGCCCGTAAACCAAAGTGCGTTGACTGCTCTTTAGAGACTCTCTGCAACTCCAGCGACAAGACCTGGGCTTCCCACTAG
- a CDS encoding NAD(P)H-dependent flavin oxidoreductase, translated as MSKTWNQTRVAEKLGIVYPLIQGPLGGFPSQRLTAAVSNFGGLGSFGAHGLEPSVIDERIAEIRSLTSKPFAMNLWGSMEDQGAHTSDDAAFQRALSHLSPHIKKVGGTTPSYSPYKAIRFEDQARALFDADVPVFSFIYGIPPKEILDEARRKGVITIGTATTPDEASALEQAGIDLVVASGFEAGGHRGSFLRSSEDSLTGTISLVPQTVDQISIPVIAAGGIADGRGIAAAFALGAEGVQMGTVFLGCEESGAHPVHREAILSGKAKHTSLTRGFTGRLARGIHNELLETLNRPNVEILPYPLQRGLMRSLALPAQEAGDAELLALWAGQSANLTQCTSVEKLLTELVESVEDKIDR; from the coding sequence ATGTCAAAGACATGGAATCAGACCCGCGTTGCCGAGAAGCTTGGCATCGTATATCCACTGATCCAGGGACCGCTTGGCGGTTTTCCATCGCAACGCCTGACGGCCGCAGTGTCCAACTTCGGGGGACTCGGCTCTTTCGGAGCCCATGGTCTTGAACCGTCCGTGATCGACGAGCGAATTGCGGAGATTCGTTCTTTGACCTCGAAGCCGTTCGCCATGAATCTATGGGGCTCAATGGAAGATCAAGGAGCTCATACTTCGGATGATGCCGCCTTCCAAAGAGCGCTGTCGCATCTGTCCCCACATATCAAGAAGGTTGGCGGAACAACGCCAAGTTACTCCCCATACAAAGCGATCCGGTTTGAAGATCAGGCACGTGCTCTGTTCGATGCAGACGTGCCCGTGTTTTCGTTCATCTACGGTATCCCTCCCAAAGAGATTCTCGATGAGGCGCGCAGGAAAGGCGTGATCACTATAGGAACGGCGACCACGCCTGACGAAGCATCCGCATTGGAACAAGCTGGCATTGATTTGGTTGTTGCGTCAGGCTTCGAAGCAGGCGGGCATCGAGGATCATTCCTGCGCTCATCCGAGGACTCTCTTACCGGGACGATCTCCCTGGTTCCGCAAACAGTGGATCAAATAAGTATTCCCGTCATCGCAGCGGGAGGCATTGCTGACGGACGTGGCATCGCAGCCGCCTTCGCGCTCGGTGCTGAAGGGGTTCAGATGGGAACAGTTTTCTTAGGTTGTGAGGAATCTGGTGCGCATCCGGTTCACCGGGAAGCGATTCTCAGTGGCAAAGCCAAGCACACCTCGCTGACCCGTGGCTTTACGGGAAGGCTCGCTCGTGGCATCCACAATGAGCTTCTGGAGACACTCAATCGACCCAACGTGGAGATTCTGCCTTACCCGTTGCAGAGAGGACTCATGCGGAGTCTGGCACTTCCTGCTCAAGAAGCCGGAGATGCTGAACTGCTTGCTCTCTGGGCTGGTCAAAGTGCGAATCTTACTCAATGCACCAGCGTAGAAAAGCTGCTGACGGAACTTGTTGAGAGTGTGGAAGACAAGATCGACCGCTAG
- a CDS encoding amino acid permease, which yields MANLFARKTMDVLLAEAREEGAHTLQRSLGPFALTSLGVGAVIGAGIFVLAGIGAHNAGPALILSYVLSGLGCVFAGLCYAEFAAMIPLAGSAYTYAYATLGEIFAWIIGWDLTLEYAMGASTVSGGWSNHFIEFLNIFGIKFPLWLAYDHWTGLRTATDQVARAMLHAQHPELIAGTKAFSDALEALKLAAPAALTEQAHTLLNAPHLFGMEIGFNLPAFIIALIITAILVVGIQESAKFNAGIVVMKVAVVLFVIGLGSHYISHSNWGGDWHTFAPMGVGGIGTAAGLIFFSYIGFDAVSTTAQEAKNPQRDLPIGIILSLIICTVLYIGVAAVLTGMVYWPDINIEAPVVSAFLSHNLAWAANIITIGALAGLTSVMLVMLLGQSRVLYAMAKDGLLPNKFFGSIHPKFRTPWKATILAGVLAAIVGSVTPIDDIGKMVNIGTLLAFVIVCIAIMVLRKTDPDRERPFRAPLVWPIPVVPVLGVLFNGYMMYKLGIWNWVRLIGWLVIGMVVYFTYSRKNSRVQLGLPDPEPVDHL from the coding sequence ATGGCGAATCTTTTTGCCCGTAAAACCATGGATGTCCTGCTCGCGGAGGCACGCGAAGAGGGCGCCCACACACTGCAACGGTCGCTTGGACCGTTTGCTTTGACTTCGCTGGGTGTTGGCGCGGTCATCGGCGCGGGCATCTTTGTGCTTGCGGGCATCGGCGCGCACAATGCGGGACCGGCCTTGATCCTGTCCTATGTACTGAGCGGCCTGGGCTGTGTGTTTGCGGGTCTCTGCTATGCGGAGTTCGCTGCAATGATTCCGCTGGCGGGTTCTGCCTACACCTATGCGTATGCAACGCTGGGCGAGATTTTCGCGTGGATCATCGGCTGGGACCTGACGCTGGAATATGCGATGGGTGCCTCGACGGTGTCAGGTGGATGGTCGAATCACTTCATCGAATTCCTGAACATCTTCGGCATCAAGTTTCCCTTGTGGCTGGCGTATGACCACTGGACAGGTCTGCGTACCGCGACTGACCAGGTGGCACGTGCAATGTTGCATGCGCAGCATCCAGAATTGATTGCAGGAACGAAGGCGTTTTCGGATGCGCTTGAGGCTCTGAAGCTGGCGGCTCCGGCCGCATTGACGGAACAGGCACATACTTTGTTGAATGCGCCTCATCTGTTCGGCATGGAGATTGGATTCAACCTGCCGGCGTTCATTATCGCGCTGATCATTACTGCGATTTTGGTGGTGGGAATTCAGGAGTCGGCGAAGTTCAACGCGGGCATCGTTGTGATGAAGGTCGCGGTAGTGCTGTTCGTCATCGGCCTGGGATCGCATTACATCAGCCACTCAAACTGGGGTGGTGACTGGCACACTTTTGCACCCATGGGCGTAGGCGGCATTGGTACTGCAGCCGGACTGATCTTCTTCAGCTATATCGGCTTTGATGCTGTGTCGACGACAGCACAGGAAGCCAAGAACCCGCAGCGTGATCTGCCTATCGGCATCATCCTTTCGCTGATTATCTGCACTGTGCTTTACATCGGCGTCGCGGCCGTACTGACGGGTATGGTTTACTGGCCCGACATCAACATTGAAGCACCGGTCGTAAGCGCGTTCCTGTCGCATAACCTGGCATGGGCTGCGAACATCATTACGATTGGCGCATTGGCTGGCCTTACAAGCGTCATGCTTGTCATGCTGCTGGGACAGTCGCGTGTGCTGTATGCGATGGCGAAGGATGGTCTGCTGCCGAACAAGTTCTTTGGCTCGATCCATCCGAAGTTCCGCACACCGTGGAAGGCGACGATTCTGGCTGGCGTGCTGGCTGCGATTGTGGGTTCCGTTACGCCAATCGACGATATCGGCAAGATGGTGAACATTGGAACGTTGCTGGCGTTCGTGATCGTGTGCATTGCGATCATGGTGCTGCGCAAGACCGATCCGGATCGTGAGCGTCCGTTCCGTGCGCCGTTGGTATGGCCGATTCCGGTAGTGCCGGTGCTCGGTGTGTTGTTCAACGGCTACATGATGTACAAACTGGGCATCTGGAACTGGGTTCGTCTGATCGGATGGCTGGTGATCGGTATGGTGGTGTACTTCACTTACTCGCGCAAGAACAGCCGCGTGCAGCTGGGACTGCCTGATCCCGAACCGGTGGATCACCTCTAA
- a CDS encoding chlorite dismutase family protein yields the protein MAETNAPETTAAHTVTPVAGPPAGYGSQPSGRPQHTHGGGAPVKRQIVAFSFYRILPEWKRLPAAEKDAHKAAFIAVIEKWQKPGEFLTMTYSTVGTRGDVDMLVWSICYSVEEMNRMRSELLATPLGGYIEIPHHFLSMTKRSQYQIDREDESEAESRGAIRPGGHKYIFVYPFWKTRPWYMLSMEERRRLMDEHIRVGLAYPRVKLNTTYSFGIDDQEFVVAFETNFPEDFVDLVQQLRETEASMYTLKDFPIFSCVRMTPEAMLDSIG from the coding sequence ATGGCAGAAACGAACGCGCCCGAAACAACCGCCGCCCACACCGTCACTCCCGTCGCCGGACCGCCGGCCGGTTACGGATCGCAGCCCTCGGGCCGTCCGCAGCACACACATGGCGGCGGAGCACCCGTAAAACGCCAGATTGTCGCTTTCTCCTTCTACCGTATCCTCCCGGAATGGAAGCGTCTTCCTGCCGCTGAAAAGGACGCACACAAGGCTGCCTTCATCGCCGTGATTGAAAAGTGGCAGAAGCCTGGTGAGTTCCTCACCATGACCTACTCCACCGTAGGCACGCGTGGCGATGTGGACATGCTCGTCTGGTCCATCTGCTACTCCGTGGAAGAGATGAACCGGATGCGCAGCGAACTGCTCGCGACACCGCTCGGTGGTTACATCGAAATCCCGCACCACTTCCTCTCCATGACGAAGCGTTCGCAGTACCAGATCGATCGCGAGGATGAGAGCGAAGCAGAAAGCCGTGGCGCGATTCGCCCCGGTGGTCACAAATACATCTTTGTCTATCCCTTCTGGAAGACGCGCCCGTGGTACATGCTTTCTATGGAAGAGCGCCGTCGCCTGATGGACGAACACATCCGCGTCGGCCTTGCTTATCCGCGCGTGAAGCTCAACACGACTTACTCCTTCGGCATCGACGATCAGGAGTTCGTGGTGGCTTTCGAAACCAACTTCCCAGAAGACTTCGTCGACCTCGTACAGCAGCTCCGCGAAACCGAAGCCAGCATGTACACACTGAAGGACTTCCCCATCTTCTCCTGCGTCCGCATGACGCCAGAAGCGATGCTCGATAGCATCGGCTAA
- a CDS encoding flagellar motor protein has protein sequence MDIASVGGIVIALVAILGAMIMEGGNLGQITQLTAAMIVLGGTIGACAVQFPLNVLIASAKGIVRVFLHKGTDEDAVLKQIVEFANKARKSGIVSLDADLATVKDPFLKQGLMLAVDGTESSEVRKIMQLEIDNKSEMEEKISAVLESAGAFAPTVGIIGAVLGLIQVMQHLDNIDEVGKGIAVAFVATIYGVSLANLFCLPAAGKLKIRHKEHLMMQEMMLEGVISILEGLNPRMIETKLRTYLAHGHAEAA, from the coding sequence ATGGATATCGCAAGCGTCGGCGGCATTGTCATAGCCCTCGTTGCCATCCTCGGCGCCATGATCATGGAAGGCGGCAACCTGGGTCAGATCACGCAGCTCACGGCTGCTATGATCGTGCTCGGCGGCACCATCGGTGCATGCGCTGTGCAGTTCCCGCTGAATGTTCTCATCGCCTCCGCAAAAGGCATTGTCCGCGTTTTTCTGCACAAAGGTACGGATGAAGATGCGGTGTTGAAACAGATCGTGGAATTTGCAAACAAGGCGCGTAAGAGCGGCATCGTCTCTTTGGACGCCGATCTTGCAACCGTCAAAGACCCGTTCTTAAAACAGGGACTCATGCTTGCTGTGGATGGCACAGAATCCAGTGAGGTCCGCAAGATCATGCAACTTGAGATCGATAACAAGAGCGAGATGGAAGAGAAGATTTCCGCTGTGCTGGAATCAGCAGGCGCGTTTGCACCTACCGTCGGAATTATCGGCGCTGTGCTTGGGCTCATTCAAGTCATGCAGCATCTCGACAACATTGACGAAGTAGGCAAAGGCATCGCTGTCGCTTTTGTCGCCACAATCTACGGTGTGTCTCTCGCAAACCTCTTCTGCCTACCGGCTGCGGGTAAATTGAAGATCCGCCACAAAGAGCACTTGATGATGCAGGAGATGATGCTCGAAGGTGTCATCAGCATCCTGGAAGGCCTGAATCCACGCATGATTGAAACCAAGTTGAGGACCTACCTGGCGCATGGCCATGCAGAGGCAGCCTGA
- a CDS encoding flagellin, protein MSLGVLNNISAIYAQNNLSATQNNLSKTLQQLSSGSRINSGADDAAGLAVADGLAANETALAKSSRNASDATGLLQTADGALSQVTSLLNRAVTLATQAANGTLSSSQVSSANQEYQNILTQINNIGTTTNFNGTSVFSGTARNFFVSDGTTAGSATYSDTVGTLSTSSVGTSAATSTSAAVSLTAPTASSSSAASTTTLTLGATTDTVSGTLALAVGTGSSHSITIAAGTSMSALATQINADTTYQGAGITAAYNSTTGALTISGPTAASSDLATTGTTLSDTTPASGSGAGVDFTASTVSALTASSAKNVLTALTTAIGDVAFQRGTIGANINQLASAQSVASNEQTNLTAAEDNIRATDYGQAASNLSKYQVLSQTGISALAQANSVQQEVTKLLQ, encoded by the coding sequence ATGTCCCTCGGTGTACTAAATAACATCTCGGCCATCTACGCTCAGAACAACCTGAGCGCAACCCAGAACAACCTGTCCAAGACGCTGCAACAGTTGTCGTCAGGTTCGCGCATCAACAGCGGTGCGGACGACGCTGCAGGCCTTGCTGTTGCAGATGGTCTTGCCGCAAATGAAACTGCGCTGGCGAAGTCAAGCCGCAATGCAAGCGACGCTACTGGTCTATTGCAGACAGCAGATGGAGCACTCTCGCAGGTGACCTCGTTGCTGAACCGCGCTGTCACACTGGCAACGCAGGCGGCTAACGGTACGTTGAGCTCGTCGCAGGTATCGTCTGCAAACCAGGAATATCAGAATATTCTGACGCAGATTAACAACATCGGCACCACCACGAACTTTAACGGAACCTCCGTGTTCTCAGGAACGGCACGCAACTTCTTCGTGTCGGATGGCACCACAGCGGGCTCGGCGACCTATAGCGACACCGTGGGCACTCTGTCCACCAGCAGCGTGGGAACATCCGCAGCCACGAGCACCTCTGCAGCTGTTTCACTGACTGCACCAACCGCATCCTCTTCATCCGCGGCTTCGACGACGACGCTGACGCTCGGCGCTACAACAGACACGGTATCGGGAACCCTGGCACTTGCTGTCGGTACGGGTAGCTCCCACAGCATTACCATCGCGGCAGGTACATCGATGTCTGCACTTGCAACGCAGATCAACGCTGACACCACCTATCAAGGTGCTGGTATTACCGCTGCCTATAATTCCACCACGGGAGCGTTGACAATCTCCGGCCCAACGGCCGCATCGAGCGATCTTGCCACAACAGGCACGACTCTGAGTGACACGACTCCTGCCAGCGGTTCGGGTGCAGGTGTGGACTTTACCGCTTCCACCGTGAGCGCGCTGACGGCAAGCTCCGCAAAGAACGTGTTGACTGCACTTACGACGGCCATCGGTGACGTGGCCTTCCAGCGTGGCACCATCGGCGCGAACATCAACCAGCTTGCCTCTGCACAGTCCGTTGCGAGCAACGAACAGACCAACCTGACTGCGGCCGAGGACAACATCCGCGCCACCGATTATGGTCAGGCTGCTTCCAATCTGTCGAAGTACCAGGTGCTGTC
- a CDS encoding flagellar motor protein MotB, giving the protein MSKKKKHAEHVNHERWLVSWADLLTLLFAFFVVMFASSASDKKKAARMAAAMQTAFQQTGVFDAHAKTPPLAPGAGTSDGAPMPLEMPLETPTVEGSKSDGKRDDVRSEMAKALAVAVQQHVVTIRSNDEGTTLSLDSAGFFDSGSAEVKPSALAILTKIAKALPTCPTRIEGHTDNQPIHTVQFRSNWELSTARAASIAQVLMMSSINSPANFSLAGYGEFHPIAGNNTAEGRAANRRVDIVLLRTKATIPVTSNNHNATEKPRSISASEAPPLPFAMKTISSREAPSR; this is encoded by the coding sequence ATGAGCAAGAAGAAAAAGCACGCCGAACATGTCAATCACGAACGATGGCTCGTCTCCTGGGCGGATCTTCTTACGCTGCTCTTCGCCTTCTTTGTTGTCATGTTTGCATCCAGTGCGAGCGACAAGAAAAAGGCAGCAAGGATGGCTGCAGCGATGCAGACCGCGTTTCAACAAACCGGTGTCTTCGATGCTCATGCAAAGACACCGCCACTCGCACCGGGGGCAGGCACCAGTGATGGCGCCCCTATGCCGCTCGAGATGCCCTTGGAAACCCCAACCGTGGAGGGCAGCAAAAGCGATGGCAAGCGTGATGACGTGCGAAGCGAAATGGCCAAGGCACTCGCAGTCGCGGTGCAGCAACACGTGGTTACGATCCGTAGCAATGACGAGGGAACAACGCTATCACTCGACAGCGCAGGCTTCTTCGATTCGGGGAGCGCGGAAGTAAAACCTTCAGCGCTGGCAATCCTCACAAAGATCGCGAAGGCTCTTCCAACTTGCCCAACGCGCATTGAAGGCCATACCGATAATCAGCCCATACACACAGTCCAGTTCCGCTCCAATTGGGAACTCTCCACTGCTCGCGCAGCATCCATCGCACAAGTGCTGATGATGAGCAGCATCAATTCGCCAGCGAATTTCTCTCTCGCTGGTTACGGCGAATTTCATCCCATCGCAGGCAACAATACGGCTGAAGGACGCGCCGCCAATCGCCGCGTGGACATCGTCCTGCTGCGTACCAAAGCAACGATCCCCGTCACCAGCAACAATCACAATGCAACAGAAAAGCCTCGCAGCATCTCTGCCAGCGAGGCTCCTCCACTACCGTTTGCGATGAAGACGATCTCGTCACGTGAAGCGCCTTCACGATGA
- the gnd gene encoding phosphogluconate dehydrogenase (NAD(+)-dependent, decarboxylating): MQIGMIGLGRMGSNMVRRLINAGHECVVYARTPATVAKVAAYGATGVASIEELVERLTPPRALWLMVPAGAVDETVAQILPHFSANDILIDGGNSYYVDDIRRAKEVAESGVKWIDVGTSGGVFGLERGYCLMIGGDEASVKTLDPIFKSLAPGRGSVDRTPGRERLPASTAEDGYLHCGPSGAGHFVKMVHNGIEYGIMGAYAEGLNILKHANAGKTVDSTDAETTPMRNPELYQYDFALPEIAEVWRRGSVVSSWLLDLTATALAASPELTEFGGRVSDSGEGRWTSIAAIDEGVPADILTTALYARFTSREGSVFADKLLSAMRFQFGGHEEKKA, from the coding sequence ATGCAGATCGGAATGATCGGACTCGGCAGGATGGGAAGCAACATGGTGCGGCGGCTCATAAACGCAGGCCACGAATGCGTTGTCTACGCACGCACCCCTGCTACCGTTGCGAAGGTTGCAGCGTACGGCGCCACGGGCGTGGCTTCCATTGAAGAACTTGTCGAACGTCTCACTCCGCCGCGTGCGCTGTGGCTGATGGTGCCGGCGGGAGCAGTCGATGAAACTGTTGCGCAGATCCTTCCCCACTTCAGCGCCAACGACATCCTGATCGATGGTGGGAACTCGTATTACGTTGACGACATCCGTCGTGCGAAAGAAGTTGCTGAATCCGGTGTGAAGTGGATCGATGTTGGAACGAGCGGAGGTGTCTTCGGCCTCGAACGTGGGTATTGCCTGATGATCGGTGGCGACGAGGCATCCGTGAAAACACTGGATCCCATCTTCAAATCCCTCGCTCCGGGACGTGGCAGCGTAGATCGCACGCCGGGTCGAGAAAGGCTCCCCGCCAGCACCGCGGAAGATGGCTACCTGCACTGCGGACCTTCGGGTGCGGGCCACTTCGTCAAGATGGTTCATAACGGGATCGAATACGGGATCATGGGCGCGTATGCCGAAGGCCTGAACATCCTGAAGCACGCAAACGCAGGCAAAACGGTCGATTCAACCGACGCTGAAACCACTCCGATGCGAAACCCCGAGCTGTATCAATACGACTTTGCATTGCCGGAGATTGCAGAGGTCTGGCGTCGTGGCAGTGTCGTCTCATCATGGCTCTTGGATCTGACGGCTACCGCGCTGGCCGCATCGCCGGAACTTACGGAGTTTGGCGGAAGGGTCTCAGATTCCGGTGAGGGGCGTTGGACGTCTATCGCTGCTATTGACGAGGGTGTTCCTGCAGACATCCTTACCACGGCCCTCTACGCCCGGTTCACCTCCCGCGAAGGCAGCGTCTTCGCTGATAAGTTGCTATCCGCCATGCGGTTTCAGTTTGGCGGCCATGAAGAGAAGAAAGCGTAG
- a CDS encoding flagellar FlbD family protein → MIELTRLNGHTFVVNSDLIKLAESIPDTTLTLVTGEKIVVLETCADVLTRTLHYRASVLRHAWPSADAAMTAHHALHTAQHNS, encoded by the coding sequence ATGATTGAACTCACGCGCCTTAACGGCCACACCTTTGTTGTGAACAGCGACCTCATCAAACTGGCCGAATCCATACCAGACACCACACTCACGCTTGTCACTGGTGAAAAGATCGTCGTGCTGGAAACCTGCGCTGACGTACTCACCCGCACGCTTCACTATCGCGCCAGCGTATTGCGCCACGCATGGCCTTCTGCCGATGCAGCGATGACCGCACACCATGCACTGCACACTGCACAACATAACTCCTAA
- a CDS encoding DedA family protein has protein sequence MTEKIIDFLLPYVTHLIATIGYPGVALLMAIESACIPLPSEIIMPFAGYVVSLGKMNLYLAATAGAIGCNLGSVIAYWIGAHGGRPLVERFGRYVLMSHKDLDRVDHYFQKYGEITVLVGRLLPVVRTFIALPAGIARMPQLRFHIYTFIGSWPWCFALAYVGMKAGASWNDPHSTLKQILHKADAAIILVILVAIVWFVWTHLKNRNAPVEV, from the coding sequence ATGACCGAAAAGATCATTGACTTCCTGCTGCCCTACGTCACTCACCTGATCGCTACGATTGGATATCCCGGCGTGGCGCTGCTGATGGCGATTGAGTCCGCCTGCATTCCGCTCCCGAGCGAAATCATAATGCCGTTTGCCGGATACGTGGTGAGCCTGGGCAAGATGAATCTCTATCTGGCAGCGACGGCTGGCGCAATCGGCTGCAATCTTGGTTCGGTGATTGCGTATTGGATTGGCGCGCATGGCGGTCGTCCGCTGGTAGAGCGGTTTGGCCGTTACGTGTTGATGAGCCACAAAGATCTGGATCGTGTGGATCACTACTTCCAGAAGTACGGCGAGATCACAGTGCTGGTTGGTCGACTACTGCCAGTTGTGCGTACGTTTATTGCGTTGCCAGCAGGCATCGCGCGCATGCCGCAACTTCGCTTCCATATCTACACATTCATCGGTTCCTGGCCGTGGTGCTTTGCGCTGGCGTATGTGGGCATGAAGGCAGGCGCAAGCTGGAATGATCCGCACAGCACACTGAAACAGATCCTGCATAAGGCAGATGCGGCCATCATTCTAGTTATCCTTGTTGCGATCGTGTGGTTTGTCTGGACGCACCTGAAGAATCGCAACGCGCCCGTAGAGGTTTAA
- a CDS encoding APC family permease has product MSNIVSSPEPTQTTEFVKGLGLFSATAIVMGSMVGSGIFIVPAEMARGVQSPALLIAAWLVTAAMTLIGALSYGELAAMMPKAGGQYVYLREGLGPMWGFLYGWTLFLVIQCGTIAAVAVAFGKFLGVFVPSVSASHWIWHIAHVPAWPVGPMVLGNMEVGLSTANFAAIIILTLLTLLNSFGVKLGALIQNIFTSAKIFALLLVVGLGLMAKNATAIAANFANGSFWAGAGVHTLHPVQVGVGGPTAMVGFLTVIAVVQVGSLFSSDAWNNVTFTAGEITNPKRNLPLSLAIGTGVVLLLYIAVNFIYLAVLPLHGMADGGTILQRGIQFASEDRVATAVMEQAFAGYGARIMALAVMISTFGCANGMLLSGARVYYTMSQDGLFFKAAGKLSPKSKAPVVSLWVQWAWTCLLCLSGSYGQLLDYVIFAVLVFYILTIVALFRLRKTRPDAERPYRAIGYPVLPGLYIVMASFICVVLLRYKPQYTWPGLILVLLGLPVYFLWRGRSASAAA; this is encoded by the coding sequence GTGTCCAATATTGTCTCCTCACCTGAACCGACCCAGACGACAGAGTTCGTCAAGGGCCTCGGATTGTTCTCTGCGACTGCCATCGTGATGGGTTCGATGGTAGGCAGTGGCATTTTCATTGTTCCCGCTGAGATGGCGCGGGGAGTGCAATCCCCCGCGTTATTGATCGCGGCGTGGCTGGTAACGGCTGCGATGACCCTGATCGGTGCGCTGAGCTACGGCGAACTGGCTGCCATGATGCCGAAGGCGGGCGGTCAGTATGTGTATCTGCGCGAAGGCCTGGGGCCCATGTGGGGCTTTCTGTACGGCTGGACGCTGTTCCTGGTAATTCAGTGCGGCACCATTGCCGCAGTGGCCGTGGCTTTCGGCAAGTTTTTAGGTGTGTTCGTGCCAAGCGTCTCGGCAAGCCACTGGATCTGGCATATCGCGCATGTTCCGGCATGGCCCGTGGGGCCGATGGTGCTGGGCAACATGGAGGTGGGGCTCTCAACCGCAAACTTTGCCGCCATCATCATTCTGACCTTGCTGACTCTCCTGAACAGCTTCGGTGTGAAGCTCGGCGCACTCATTCAGAACATCTTCACCAGTGCCAAGATTTTCGCGTTGTTGCTGGTGGTTGGGCTTGGCCTGATGGCGAAGAATGCCACGGCGATTGCTGCGAACTTTGCCAATGGAAGCTTCTGGGCCGGGGCAGGTGTCCACACACTGCACCCAGTGCAGGTGGGAGTCGGCGGCCCGACAGCGATGGTTGGGTTTCTGACCGTGATTGCTGTGGTGCAGGTCGGCTCGCTGTTCTCATCCGACGCATGGAATAACGTCACCTTTACCGCAGGCGAGATAACGAATCCGAAGCGGAATCTGCCGTTGAGTCTGGCGATTGGCACGGGTGTGGTTCTGTTGCTGTATATCGCAGTGAACTTCATCTACCTGGCGGTGCTTCCGCTCCACGGTATGGCTGACGGCGGAACAATTCTGCAACGGGGCATCCAGTTTGCCAGCGAAGATCGTGTGGCCACGGCGGTGATGGAGCAGGCATTTGCCGGGTATGGCGCGCGGATCATGGCGTTGGCGGTCATGATCAGCACCTTTGGCTGCGCAAACGGCATGCTGTTGAGCGGCGCTCGTGTTTATTACACGATGAGCCAGGACGGTCTGTTTTTTAAGGCGGCTGGAAAGCTTTCACCCAAGTCAAAAGCTCCGGTGGTAAGCCTTTGGGTCCAATGGGCGTGGACCTGTCTGCTCTGTCTGTCGGGGTCGTACGGGCAACTGCTGGATTATGTGATCTTTGCAGTGCTGGTGTTTTACATCCTGACGATTGTGGCGCTGTTCCGGTTACGCAAAACGCGTCCCGACGCGGAGCGCCCGTACCGAGCCATTGGATATCCCGTGTTGCCGGGGTTGTACATCGTAATGGCAAGCTTCATCTGTGTTGTACTCTTGCGATATAAGCCGCAATACACCTGGCCGGGGCTGATCCTGGTGCTGCTGGGACTCCCGGTGTATTTCCTTTGGCGGGGACGCTCTGCGTCTGCTGCCGCGTAG